The window TCAAAATCAACTATTATGTTGCTGGTTACTACCCTGCCTATTGGCAGATAGGTTCACCCCATAGCAATGTTAGGCCAAACCTCCTAAAAACCTGATTTTCTTGCGCTTTCAACCCGCCCTGAGAATGGTCGGTAATACTACTGAATAAACCGGTTAAAAGAATTTAGTTTAAGGTTACAGAAGCATCCAATAAGGAAGCTGCAGCTTCGTCAAGGTATATGCCACAATCTGGGTGATTTTGCAATATACTTGCCGGAAATTCAGGGCTAATTTCATTTTCAAGACATGCTTTTACTGCTTTGGCTTTTCTTTCATCCGGCACGGAGCATATGATTTTTTTAGCTTTCATGATTTGTTGAATAGACATACTAATTGCTTTTTCAGGTACATCTTCCAAAGTTGGGAACCAGCCTTCACCAAACTGTTGCTGGCGACAAGCAACATCAAGATCTACCACCAAATAAGGGGTCTCAATATCGAAATCAGCCGGTGGATCATTAAAAGCCAAATGGCCGTTTTCTCCTATTCCAACCATTGCTACATCTATAGGCGATTGACTTATAAGCTCATTTAGCCGGCTGGTCTCTTCCTTCGGATCTTTTTCCCCATCAATCAAATGGTAAGCTTTCAATTGACCTACCTTATCTAAAAATCTTTCTTTCAAGTATTTTCTAAAGCTGGCAGGATGGGTAATTGGTAGCCCCAAATACTCATCCAAGTGAAACATTGTGACCTTGCTCCAGTCGATCTCCTTATAGGTTAATATGGTTTCAATGGTTTCAAATTGACTAGTACCAGTAGCCAAAATTATATTTGCCTCCCCATTCTCTTTAATTGCTTCTAAAATAGCTTCAGCAGCATGGTCTCCTGCCAATTTACCCATTTCAGCCGGGTTTTTTCGATTATAAATCTTCATTTAATTTGGTGTTTTTAAATTGATAATGAATCGACCTTTTATCGCCAATTCATTTTTAGGTTAAATACAAATAGTTAAAAATTAATACAATATGTGATGCCTTCCATCAGGCTAAATTCTCCTATAACTTTGGGGTTGATAATCATCTTTAATCAATTTCTTTTGAAAGGTTTATTTTCATTTACTAAAATCAATATGACTTTGATTGTTTTTTTATCTTAAAGAGTGGCGGCAATTATGCACCTACGCCCTGCATGTGGCCAATTATTCAACTCAGTTTTTAAACATACTATTTTACCATATATAAATAAAATCGACCACTAATTTCCCCAAATTAATTATAACTAATGAAAATTAAATAGCTTTTTTATTTCATATATTTAGAATAAATTGGCACTTTAAGGTATTCAATTAACTCGTCCAATTTACTGAAAGTCTTTGTCATGACAAATACTCCCATCAATCAAAAAGAATCACCGTTAAGTACTCCCCCATCTTCCTCTCAACCGACATCTAAAAGACTACTCTCTATTGATGCATTAAGAGGTTTTGACATGTTATTAATTGCAGGAGCCGGAGCCTTTTTGGTATTATTAAAAGGTAAAACCGGTATTCCTGCCATAGACTGGATTGCCGGACAATTCTACCATCCTGCTTGGAATGGATTCTCATTTTATGACTTTATCTTTCCACTTTTCTTATTTATTGCCGGAGTTTCGTTAACGTTCTCATTAAATAAAGGAAGAAATCTTGGAATGTCCAAACCAACCCTTTATAAAAAAACATTTTCGAGGATGTTGGTGCTTATTCTCTTGGGTATTTTGTATAAAAATTCACCTGTGCCTATTTTTGAACCTTCCCAAATAAGGTATGGTAGTGTTTTGGGTCGTATAGGGATAGCTACGTTTGTAACCACTTTGGTTTATTTAAATTTTGATTTTTACAAAAGATTAGGAATTGCCATGGCTATCCTAGTGCTTTATTATGCCGCTTTATTTTTAATCCCTGTCCCCGGTTATGGGGCCGGAGATTTAAGTATTGAAGGGAATTTAGTAGGTTGGTTTGACCGCACTTTTATGCCGGGTATTTTAAAGCAAGAAATCTATGATGAATTGGGTCTCTTGACACAAATACCGGCACTCTGCCTAACAATCTTCGGTACATTAGCTGGAGAAATCCTTACTAAAGCCTGGTTAGACACTAAAAAAATAAAACAATTGGCTATCGCAGGAGTAATTAGCCTCACCCTGGGTTTGATTTGGGATTTACACTTCCCAATTAACAAGCACCTTTGGAGCAGTTCCTTTATACTATTGACTAGTGGAATGGCATTCCTGACTTTGCTATTGTTTTATGTGGTAATAGACGTTTGGAAAATTAGAAAATGGGCATTTTTCTTTCAAGTGATCGGGCTTAATTCCTTGACCATTTACTTTGCCTTCAGCTTTATCAACTTTCGTTTCACAAGTGAAAAATTATTTGCAGGCCTATATGCCCCGCTTCCCGAAGAATGGCACCCTGTTTTTCAAGCCTTTGGAGCACTACTTCTGGTGTGGGTATTTTTGTACATCTTGTACCGTCTGAAAATTTTCGTAAAAGTTTAGTAAGGATAAAGGTCTATTTCAGGTCATATATCTGACATTTAAAATTATAAATCCCCTTCTCTAACTGATCATCTTTTGAAGGAAGAGTTGGACGAAGGGGATTTTAATGACCTGATAAAATTTAATCGCTTATTTTATTTTTTGGGCGATGGCAGAAGCTATACGCATAAGGGCTTTAGTTTCTTTGTCATTAAACTCATACGGATCCTTTTTCGCAATACCTAAAGTACCATATAGTTTCCCTTCAACAATCATTGGAGCTGTTATGGCTCCTTCAACCTTTGTATCCTTTGCGCCGGGCCTAACGACCCCTGAATCATCAGTTTGGAGATTACAAACTTGAACCGCCTCCATCCTTTCTGCTGCTATTCCTGCCATTCCTTTCCCAACCGGAATTGTACTCATTTTTGGCAATAAAAAATCAGGAATCCCCACTTGAGCTTGAAGTTCCAATAGTCCTGTATCTTGATTCAATACATGCAAGGTACCTGTCACACAATCAAATGCAGATAGCGTCTCTTCCAGCCAAGTCTGCCAGGCCAATTCATTCGCTTTTATAATCTTTTGGGATAGGTCAGTCGTGGTTTCCATTATCAAATTAATTTCGTTTTCTATTTAAATATTTCAATTACAATTATAAACAAATCGTATTTAACCTTTAAGGTTATTTTTATAAATTCGAACGAATAAACGACTATGCCATGCAGCTTTTTTATGAAGAGGAGATTAACGGGGATGTATTTACTTTGGATTCACAGGAATCCAATCACTTAGGAAAGGTTCTAAGAAAAAACATCGGGGATACTGTCTTATTTACAAATGGTAAAGGGTCTTTATTTACTTGTCAAATTGAAGACAATAATCCTAAAAAATGCCGTCTTAAGATTGTAGAGCAACTCTTCACTCCCATGGAGAAATTCCACATCCATTTAGCCATTGCTCCCACCAAAAATATGGATCGAATGGAATGGATGCTTGAAAAAATCACAGAAATAGGTTTCAATGAAATCACATTTCTAAAAACTGCCCACATCGAAAGGTCGAGATTAAAATTAGACCGCCTGCAAAAAAAACTTGTATCAGCTTGTAAACAAAGTTTTAAAACCTGGTTACCGGATATTAATCCTATTGTTGACTACGAGAAGTTTATTACGAATCCGGCTTTCCATGCCCATGAAAGATTTATTGCTTATGTGGACAAAGACAATGATCAACACCTTATGAATCAAGCATCTATTGGTCAATCTTATCTTGTTTTAATTGGTCCTGAGGGAGATTTCAGTCCCGGGGAAATCTCACTAGCCATAGACAGTGGATTCAAGCCCAGCTCCTTAGGAAAGCACCGCTTAAGAACCGAAACTGCGGGTTTGGTCGCTGTTCATACTTTAAACTTATTGAATTTAGGGCAGTAATGTATTAAAGAATTTAAGGGATTAGGAGGAGTGGTTATTATCGTAATAAATCAAAGCACGATCTAGATCTTCAGGAACATCTATGGCTACAGCCTGATGATGGGTAGCCACCATTTTAATTCGAATACCATTTTCCAACAACCTTAATTGTTCAAGCATTTCAATATTTTCCAAGGTGGACTTTTCCCACTTGGTAAATGCCATCAACAATTCTTTTTTATACGCATAAATTCCTATATGTCGATAATATTGTGGTGAAGATGCATCATTCCTTTTATAAGGTATCGGAGAACGACTAAAGTAAAGTGAGAAACTTTCCTGATCTGTAACCACCTTAACAATATTTGGATTGTTTATTAAGCTCAGTTCGGATATTGGTGACATTAAAGATGCCACTTCCACCTTCTCATCTTTAAAGGCCTGAACCAAGTTTGAAAGGGATTCCCTGTCTTGAAAGGGCTCATCCCCCTGTACGTTAACAATAATATCAGCATTAATAGATGCAGCAGCCTCAGCAA of the Cyclobacterium marinum DSM 745 genome contains:
- a CDS encoding glucosamine-6-phosphate deaminase, translating into MKIYNRKNPAEMGKLAGDHAAEAILEAIKENGEANIILATGTSQFETIETILTYKEIDWSKVTMFHLDEYLGLPITHPASFRKYLKERFLDKVGQLKAYHLIDGEKDPKEETSRLNELISQSPIDVAMVGIGENGHLAFNDPPADFDIETPYLVVDLDVACRQQQFGEGWFPTLEDVPEKAISMSIQQIMKAKKIICSVPDERKAKAVKACLENEISPEFPASILQNHPDCGIYLDEAAASLLDASVTLN
- a CDS encoding acyltransferase family protein, with amino-acid sequence MTNTPINQKESPLSTPPSSSQPTSKRLLSIDALRGFDMLLIAGAGAFLVLLKGKTGIPAIDWIAGQFYHPAWNGFSFYDFIFPLFLFIAGVSLTFSLNKGRNLGMSKPTLYKKTFSRMLVLILLGILYKNSPVPIFEPSQIRYGSVLGRIGIATFVTTLVYLNFDFYKRLGIAMAILVLYYAALFLIPVPGYGAGDLSIEGNLVGWFDRTFMPGILKQEIYDELGLLTQIPALCLTIFGTLAGEILTKAWLDTKKIKQLAIAGVISLTLGLIWDLHFPINKHLWSSSFILLTSGMAFLTLLLFYVVIDVWKIRKWAFFFQVIGLNSLTIYFAFSFINFRFTSEKLFAGLYAPLPEEWHPVFQAFGALLLVWVFLYILYRLKIFVKV
- a CDS encoding GAF domain-containing protein yields the protein METTTDLSQKIIKANELAWQTWLEETLSAFDCVTGTLHVLNQDTGLLELQAQVGIPDFLLPKMSTIPVGKGMAGIAAERMEAVQVCNLQTDDSGVVRPGAKDTKVEGAITAPMIVEGKLYGTLGIAKKDPYEFNDKETKALMRIASAIAQKIK
- a CDS encoding 16S rRNA (uracil(1498)-N(3))-methyltransferase; the protein is MQLFYEEEINGDVFTLDSQESNHLGKVLRKNIGDTVLFTNGKGSLFTCQIEDNNPKKCRLKIVEQLFTPMEKFHIHLAIAPTKNMDRMEWMLEKITEIGFNEITFLKTAHIERSRLKLDRLQKKLVSACKQSFKTWLPDINPIVDYEKFITNPAFHAHERFIAYVDKDNDQHLMNQASIGQSYLVLIGPEGDFSPGEISLAIDSGFKPSSLGKHRLRTETAGLVAVHTLNLLNLGQ
- the kdsB gene encoding 3-deoxy-manno-octulosonate cytidylyltransferase, whose product is MKTIALIPARFGATRFPAKLLADLRGKPLIARTYLSTIATNVFDDVMVVTDHESIAEAVRNEGGKVFFSQKNHESGSDRIAEAAASINADIIVNVQGDEPFQDRESLSNLVQAFKDEKVEVASLMSPISELSLINNPNIVKVVTDQESFSLYFSRSPIPYKRNDASSPQYYRHIGIYAYKKELLMAFTKWEKSTLENIEMLEQLRLLENGIRIKMVATHHQAVAIDVPEDLDRALIYYDNNHSS